A part of Ascochyta rabiei chromosome 3, complete sequence genomic DNA contains:
- a CDS encoding ribosomal protein S15 has translation MADSEYNAEEAAALKAKRSFRKFSYRGVDLDQLLDLGSEELRDLVHARARRRFNRGLKRKPMGLIKKLRKSKQEAKPNEKPDLVKTHLRDMIVVPEMIGSVIGVYSGKEFNQVEIKPEMVGHYLAEFSISYKPVKHGRPGIGATHSSRFIPLK, from the exons ATGGCTGATTCCGAATAC AACGCCGAGGAGGCTGCCG CCCTCAAGGCCAAGCGCTCGTTCCGCAAGTTCTCCTACCGTGGAGTCGACCTCGACCAGCTCCTCGACCTCGGCTCTGAGGAGCTCCGCGACCTCGTCCACGCCCGTGCCCGCAGAAGGTTCAACCGCGGTCTCAAGCGCAAGCCCATGGGTCTGATCAAGAAGCTCCGCAAGTCCAAGCAGGAGGCCAAGCCCAACGAGAAGCCCGACCTCGTCAAGACCCACCTCCGTGACATGATCGTCGTCCCCGAGATGATCGGCTCCGTCATCGGTGTCTACTCTGGCAAGGAGTTCAACCAGGTCGAGATCAAGCCCGAGATGGTTGGCCACTACCTCGCCGAATTCTCCATCTCATA CAAGCCCGTCAAGCACGGAAGGCCCGGTATTGGTGCCACTCACTCTTCCCGTTTCATTCCTCTCAAGTAA
- a CDS encoding 60S acidic ribosomal protein P2: MKHLAAYLLLGLGGNTSPSAADVKAVLESVGIEADESRLDTLISELEGKDINELIASGSEKLASVPSGGAGGAAAASGGAAAAGGAADAPAEEAKEEEKEESDDDMGFGLFD, from the exons ATGAAGCACCTCGCGGCCTACCTCCTCCTTGGACTCGGTGGAAACACCTCTCCCTCCGCTGCCGATGTCAAGGCTGTCCTTGAGTCTGTTGGCATTGAGGCTGACGAGTCCCGCCTCGACACCCTGATTTCCGAGCTTGAGGGCAAGGACATCAACGAG CTCATCGCCTCCGGTTCCGAGAAGCTTGCTTCCGTTCCCTccggtggtgctggtggtgctgcCGCCGCTTCTGGTGGCGCCGCTGCCGCCGGCGGTGCTGCTGACGCGCCCGCTGAGGAGGccaaggaggaggagaaggaggagtcCGATGACGACATGGGCTTCGGTCTCTTCGACTAA